Proteins from one Porites lutea chromosome 3, jaPorLute2.1, whole genome shotgun sequence genomic window:
- the LOC140929341 gene encoding uncharacterized protein isoform X1, producing MHTMSADMKKIPLGPPPSYDTTPLDLGDGNFKKQSNIGLFSLLMEDPPPYKEKNSPTESFSSFQFLPPLALRPWKRFFSMCLSGRCSTSTENFGHNLVYYQVNYAWLMLLLVMVALVVINSDDFNFCILWTSITVLLIYGLNVSGFVFKLFGRRLSLSEQLTAFIMFELPFYGLLPGAVPFIYFIVGFTGFVTFHASFTRVYKPSLFGISKIHHI from the exons ATGCACACTATGTCTGCAGACATGAAGAAGATTCCACTTGGACCTCCCCCATCATATGATACAACACCACTTGATCTTGGGGATGGAAACTTTAAGAAACAGAGCAATATTGGCCTATTCAGTTTGTTGATGGAAGACCCTCCACcatacaaggaaaaaaattcccCCACAGAATCTTTCAGTAGTTTTCAATTCCTCCCTCCACTTGCTCTGCGTCCATGGAAGAGGTTCTTCAGTATGTGCCTCAGTGGCCGCTGTAGTACctcaactgaaaattttggccACAACTTGGTGTATTATCAAGTCAACTATGCATGGCTGATGTTGCTCCTTGTTATGGTAGCTCTTGTGGT GATTAATTCTGATGATTTCAACTTTTGTATTCTGTGGACAAGCATCACTGTGCTTCTGATTTATGGATTAAATGTCAGTGGATTTGTATTTAAGTTGTTTG GTCGGAGGCTCTCCCTTTCAGAACAGTTAACAGCTTTTATCATGTTTGAACTACCATTTTATGGCCTCCTTCCTGGTGCTGtcccatttatttattttatcg TTGGCTTTACTGGTTTTGTCACCTTCCATGCTAGCTTTACACGAGTTTACAAACCATCTTTATTTGGAATCAGTAAAATTCACCACATTTGA
- the LOC140929341 gene encoding uncharacterized protein isoform X2 gives MKKIPLGPPPSYDTTPLDLGDGNFKKQSNIGLFSLLMEDPPPYKEKNSPTESFSSFQFLPPLALRPWKRFFSMCLSGRCSTSTENFGHNLVYYQVNYAWLMLLLVMVALVVINSDDFNFCILWTSITVLLIYGLNVSGFVFKLFGRRLSLSEQLTAFIMFELPFYGLLPGAVPFIYFIVGFTGFVTFHASFTRVYKPSLFGISKIHHI, from the exons ATGAAGAAGATTCCACTTGGACCTCCCCCATCATATGATACAACACCACTTGATCTTGGGGATGGAAACTTTAAGAAACAGAGCAATATTGGCCTATTCAGTTTGTTGATGGAAGACCCTCCACcatacaaggaaaaaaattcccCCACAGAATCTTTCAGTAGTTTTCAATTCCTCCCTCCACTTGCTCTGCGTCCATGGAAGAGGTTCTTCAGTATGTGCCTCAGTGGCCGCTGTAGTACctcaactgaaaattttggccACAACTTGGTGTATTATCAAGTCAACTATGCATGGCTGATGTTGCTCCTTGTTATGGTAGCTCTTGTGGT GATTAATTCTGATGATTTCAACTTTTGTATTCTGTGGACAAGCATCACTGTGCTTCTGATTTATGGATTAAATGTCAGTGGATTTGTATTTAAGTTGTTTG GTCGGAGGCTCTCCCTTTCAGAACAGTTAACAGCTTTTATCATGTTTGAACTACCATTTTATGGCCTCCTTCCTGGTGCTGtcccatttatttattttatcg TTGGCTTTACTGGTTTTGTCACCTTCCATGCTAGCTTTACACGAGTTTACAAACCATCTTTATTTGGAATCAGTAAAATTCACCACATTTGA